A genomic window from Oculatellaceae cyanobacterium includes:
- a CDS encoding ABC transporter substrate-binding protein — protein sequence MRKLTLVHRLGALVLLFLGLVFILPALTQQPVTLNLLMTAPDAQPWQQGLVKDFQQKNPGIRINIIEGPNATNLLEDLYSSSFLLGDSPYDLVNMDVIWTPKFAAAGWLLDLTNKVTPKELAAFSPKDVEGGRYEGKLYRMPIRSDAAMLYYRKDLLDAAGYKPPETFQQLMEISQALQKDDKIDWGYVWQGRQYEGLVAMFIEVMQGYGGFWVNPQNLEVGLDKPETLKAIAFLKNTIKEGVSPPGVTTYQEEETRRFFQSGKSAFLRSWPYVWPLANQPDSAIRGKIGITTMVHAPGEQSGACLGGWGLGIAKSSRHPEEAWKAIQYFTSEEAQKQFILSAGYVPSRRDLFKDPEIVAKYGHYPKLLEVVDSAVLRPPIAQYSQASDILQRYLSAALTNRMTPEKAMQAAADETRRLLNAGKA from the coding sequence TTGCGAAAACTAACATTAGTACACCGCCTGGGTGCATTAGTGTTACTGTTTTTAGGGTTAGTGTTTATCCTGCCAGCCCTAACGCAACAGCCTGTTACTTTAAATTTATTAATGACTGCCCCTGATGCTCAACCTTGGCAACAGGGACTGGTGAAAGATTTTCAACAAAAAAATCCTGGCATTCGGATCAATATTATTGAAGGCCCGAATGCAACAAATTTACTAGAAGACCTTTATAGTTCCTCTTTTTTGCTGGGTGATTCTCCATATGACTTAGTAAATATGGATGTCATCTGGACACCGAAATTTGCGGCGGCTGGGTGGTTACTAGATTTAACTAACAAAGTTACTCCAAAAGAGTTGGCAGCATTTTCACCTAAAGATGTGGAAGGGGGACGTTACGAAGGTAAATTGTACCGGATGCCGATTCGTTCCGATGCTGCAATGCTTTATTACCGGAAAGACTTACTAGATGCAGCAGGTTATAAACCGCCAGAAACGTTTCAGCAGTTAATGGAAATTTCCCAAGCTTTGCAGAAGGATGACAAAATTGATTGGGGTTACGTCTGGCAAGGTCGCCAATACGAGGGATTGGTGGCGATGTTTATCGAAGTTATGCAAGGATATGGGGGATTTTGGGTAAATCCACAGAATTTAGAAGTGGGATTAGATAAACCAGAGACATTAAAAGCGATCGCATTTCTGAAAAATACCATCAAAGAAGGCGTTTCCCCTCCTGGTGTCACAACTTACCAAGAAGAAGAAACGCGCCGTTTCTTCCAAAGTGGTAAATCTGCATTCTTAAGAAGTTGGCCTTATGTTTGGCCTTTAGCTAATCAACCTGATTCAGCAATTAGAGGCAAAATCGGTATCACCACAATGGTACACGCTCCAGGTGAACAATCTGGTGCTTGCTTGGGTGGTTGGGGTTTAGGGATTGCTAAATCATCTAGACATCCAGAAGAAGCTTGGAAAGCGATTCAATATTTCACCAGCGAGGAAGCGCAAAAGCAATTCATTTTAAGTGCGGGTTATGTTCCTAGTCGCAGGGACTTATTTAAAGATCCAGAAATTGTTGCTAAGTACGGTCACTATCCCAAACTTTTAGAGGTAGTGGATAGTGCTGTTTTGCGTCCGCCAATTGCCCAATATTCCCAAGCATCCGATATTTTACAACGCTATCTCAGTGCCGCGCTAACTAATCGGATGACTCCAGAAAAAGCAATGCAAGCTGCGGCTGACGAAACACGGCGATTGCTGAATGCAGGTAAAGCATAA
- a CDS encoding sugar ABC transporter permease encodes MTHTDTIRAREQRTAWILLIPALLLLAFVFAYPIGRAFWLSLFTKNLGTELQPVFSGLENYGRMAGDGRFWQSFTTSAIFTTASVVIELFLGMGIALVLNQSFPGRSLVRTVAILPWALPTALIGLAWAWIFNDQFGVVNDLLLRLGLIKTGINWLGDPTLAMLALIFADVWKTTPFISILLLAGLQSISSDLYEAHAIDGASPWQSFRQITLPLLMPQVLISVLFRFAQAFGIFDLVAVMTGGGPGGATEVVSLYIYSTVMRYLDFGYGAALVVVTFLLLILAVAIASFLLNRSRHHNTKTV; translated from the coding sequence ATGACGCACACGGATACAATTAGAGCAAGAGAACAGCGAACAGCTTGGATATTACTAATTCCAGCATTACTTCTACTTGCGTTTGTTTTTGCTTACCCAATTGGACGAGCATTCTGGTTAAGTTTATTTACTAAAAACTTAGGTACAGAATTACAACCCGTTTTTTCTGGTTTAGAAAATTATGGACGGATGGCTGGCGATGGTCGTTTCTGGCAAAGTTTTACTACCTCAGCAATATTCACCACAGCATCCGTAGTTATCGAGTTATTCCTGGGGATGGGAATTGCTTTGGTTTTAAATCAATCATTTCCAGGGCGCAGTTTAGTGCGTACAGTTGCTATCTTACCTTGGGCATTACCTACTGCTTTAATCGGTTTAGCTTGGGCATGGATTTTTAATGACCAATTTGGAGTAGTAAATGATCTTTTGCTGCGTTTGGGTTTAATTAAAACTGGGATTAACTGGTTGGGAGATCCGACGTTAGCAATGTTGGCTCTAATTTTTGCGGATGTCTGGAAAACTACGCCATTTATTAGCATTTTGCTATTAGCTGGGTTGCAATCAATTTCATCAGATTTATATGAAGCTCATGCAATTGATGGTGCAAGTCCTTGGCAAAGTTTTCGTCAAATTACGCTGCCTTTATTGATGCCACAAGTTTTAATTTCAGTATTATTTAGGTTTGCTCAAGCGTTTGGAATTTTCGACTTAGTTGCTGTGATGACTGGTGGTGGCCCTGGTGGTGCGACGGAAGTTGTATCGCTATATATTTACTCTACCGTGATGCGCTACTTAGATTTTGGTTATGGGGCGGCGTTAGTAGTAGTGACGTTTTTGCTGTTAATTTTAGCAGTTGCGATCGCAAGTTTTTTACTAAACAGAAGTCGCCACCACAATACCAAAACTGTTTAA
- a CDS encoding carbohydrate ABC transporter permease has product MTVITEPIASTPTPPRKINFSIKSILLPIVVVLVVVFCLAPVLWQVLTSFKVNQDISALPTVYFPTRFTLNHYIELFVRRPFWRYILNSAFVSITSTAVSLALGAPAAYALARLRPWGDKAILAGILIITLFPGILLFLGLLEIIQTLRLANNYLALIIPYTAINLPLTILVLRSFFEQLPKDLEDAAKVDGYNTWQMFTQILLPMTVPALVTTGILTFIFAWNEFIFALTFITREEMKTIPVAAAQLGGASVFEIPYGPIAAATVLGTLPLVLLVLFFQRKIVQGLTAGAVKG; this is encoded by the coding sequence ATGACTGTAATTACTGAACCAATAGCATCAACTCCTACTCCGCCAAGAAAAATCAATTTCTCCATAAAATCGATCTTACTACCGATAGTAGTGGTGTTAGTAGTTGTTTTCTGCCTAGCGCCAGTTTTGTGGCAAGTCCTCACTTCATTTAAAGTAAATCAGGATATTTCGGCGCTACCGACTGTTTACTTTCCTACACGATTTACCCTCAATCACTACATTGAGTTATTCGTGCGTCGTCCATTTTGGCGCTATATTCTCAATAGTGCTTTTGTCTCAATTACCTCCACAGCCGTATCTTTAGCTTTGGGTGCGCCTGCTGCTTATGCCTTAGCTAGATTACGCCCTTGGGGTGACAAAGCTATCCTTGCAGGCATTCTGATTATTACTTTATTTCCTGGTATTTTGTTGTTTTTGGGATTGCTAGAAATTATCCAAACTCTCAGGTTAGCAAATAATTATCTAGCACTAATTATTCCCTACACTGCCATTAATTTACCTTTAACAATTTTGGTGCTACGCAGCTTTTTTGAACAGTTACCCAAAGATTTAGAAGATGCTGCAAAAGTTGACGGTTATAACACTTGGCAAATGTTCACTCAAATCTTATTGCCGATGACAGTACCAGCTTTGGTAACAACTGGAATTCTTACCTTTATTTTTGCCTGGAATGAGTTTATCTTTGCTCTCACATTTATTACCCGTGAAGAAATGAAAACTATTCCGGTAGCTGCTGCACAGTTAGGCGGTGCATCAGTATTTGAAATTCCTTATGGCCCAATTGCTGCTGCGACTGTTTTGGGAACTTTGCCTTTAGTTTTACTGGTGTTGTTCTTCCAACGTAAGATTGTTCAAGGTTTAACTGCTGGTGCTGTTAAGGGGTAA
- a CDS encoding ABC transporter ATP-binding protein produces MARLELINLNKTYSPKVIPVKDISLTVENNEFLTLLGPSGCGKSTTLRLIAGLEEVTRGQIRIGGEDVTNKRPGDRNIAMVFQSYALYPHMTVYENLCSGLKLKKVPSEEIKRRVTEAARVLGLDEGLMSRKPGQLSGGQRQRVAVGRALVRSPHVFLLDEPLSNLDALLREKVRADIKELFAAQGVPVVYVTHDQTEAMTLSTKVAVLDQGYVQQLDSPERIYSHPATQFVAGFVGSPQMNLLTLRCEGRNAMLGDFGITLPGFVDSVPPNVVLGIRPENVRIARSEDTQTVTGRVFLVENLGMHYLISVRVEDAQGNSPIVRALVPLDQPWSNERITLALPAESIHWYDHQTGDSLARKKMVGAIA; encoded by the coding sequence ATGGCAAGACTAGAACTGATCAACTTAAATAAAACTTATTCTCCTAAAGTTATCCCAGTTAAAGATATTAGTTTAACTGTAGAGAATAATGAGTTTTTGACTTTATTAGGGCCTTCTGGCTGCGGTAAATCTACAACATTGCGGTTAATTGCAGGTTTAGAAGAAGTAACACGCGGTCAAATCAGGATTGGGGGTGAGGATGTTACTAACAAACGACCAGGCGATCGCAATATTGCAATGGTATTCCAAAGTTATGCTCTTTATCCCCACATGACCGTTTATGAAAATCTTTGTTCTGGATTAAAACTTAAAAAAGTTCCTAGTGAAGAAATAAAAAGACGAGTAACAGAAGCAGCCAGAGTTTTAGGTTTAGACGAAGGTTTAATGAGTCGCAAACCTGGTCAACTGTCTGGAGGACAAAGGCAACGAGTGGCTGTTGGTCGTGCTTTAGTGCGTAGTCCCCATGTATTCTTATTAGATGAACCTTTAAGTAACTTAGATGCGTTGCTACGTGAAAAAGTTAGAGCAGATATCAAAGAATTATTTGCTGCTCAAGGTGTTCCTGTAGTATACGTTACTCACGATCAAACAGAAGCTATGACGCTTTCTACAAAAGTAGCTGTGTTAGATCAAGGATATGTACAGCAACTAGATTCACCTGAACGCATTTATAGCCATCCTGCTACTCAATTTGTTGCGGGATTTGTGGGAAGTCCGCAGATGAATTTGTTAACTCTACGTTGTGAAGGGCGTAACGCCATGCTAGGTGATTTTGGTATAACATTACCAGGATTTGTAGATAGTGTACCACCTAATGTAGTGTTAGGAATTCGTCCTGAAAACGTCCGTATTGCCCGATCAGAAGATACACAAACTGTTACAGGTAGAGTATTTTTAGTAGAAAACTTAGGAATGCACTATTTAATTAGTGTACGAGTTGAGGATGCTCAAGGAAATTCACCTATTGTGCGGGCTTTAGTACCATTAGACCAACCTTGGAGTAACGAGCGAATTACATTAGCTTTACCAGCAGAGAGTATTCATTGGTATGACCATCAAACAGGTGATTCACTTGCGAGGAAAAAAATGGTAGGTGCGATCGCTTAA
- a CDS encoding type II toxin-antitoxin system PemK/MazF family toxin: MSSPNRGEVWLVDLGYAAKIRPCLVISIPALDQDRALATLIPHTTSPRGSRFEVQIKANFLRSGVFDIQNMITIPHAKLLRKLGSLTLDQIAEVEKVILFWLGFTEEDEQ; this comes from the coding sequence ATGAGTAGTCCTAATCGCGGAGAAGTTTGGCTTGTTGACCTAGGTTATGCAGCAAAAATTAGACCATGTTTAGTAATTAGTATCCCTGCTTTAGACCAAGACCGAGCATTAGCGACTCTCATCCCACATACAACAAGCCCACGCGGTTCAAGATTTGAAGTACAAATCAAAGCTAATTTTCTCAGATCAGGAGTATTCGACATACAAAATATGATTACGATTCCCCATGCAAAGCTGCTACGCAAATTGGGAAGTTTGACATTAGATCAGATAGCAGAAGTAGAGAAAGTAATACTTTTCTGGTTAGGTTTTACAGAGGAGGATGAGCAATAG
- a CDS encoding type II toxin-antitoxin system HicB family antitoxin — MAQTQTNSKRKVLLYPGEDGYFVVEVPSLPGCISQGKSRKEALANIEEAISLYIEVLQERGESIPDDKIEVVLV; from the coding sequence ATGGCACAAACTCAAACAAACTCTAAACGTAAAGTGTTGCTTTACCCTGGTGAAGATGGCTATTTTGTTGTCGAAGTGCCTAGTTTACCAGGTTGTATTAGTCAAGGTAAATCACGGAAAGAAGCTTTGGCAAACATTGAAGAAGCAATTTCTCTCTACATTGAGGTTCTACAAGAGCGAGGCGAATCTATTCCAGACGATAAAATTGAAGTCGTACTGGTATGA
- a CDS encoding type II toxin-antitoxin system HicA family toxin gives MSKLPVISGAECVKALEKICFVVVRQRGSHIILVREEPKITVSVPNHD, from the coding sequence ATGAGTAAACTACCAGTCATTTCTGGTGCAGAATGTGTCAAAGCTTTAGAAAAAATCTGCTTTGTTGTTGTTCGACAGCGTGGAAGCCACATTATTTTAGTGCGTGAAGAACCTAAAATAACAGTTAGCGTACCAAATCACGATTAG